A genomic window from Flavobacterium sp. I3-2 includes:
- a CDS encoding GNAT family N-acetyltransferase, giving the protein MKNEFESKIITLKNNKKIIIREAQINDAEELLNCIKKYISDSKYIPKFKQEIKLTIEQERNWIQSFLNATNSILLIAELDGEIIGNIDLTGSQRKMMEHTAVIGMGMLNEWQNLGLGTALLNEIINWAKLNSILELIWLQVYTENSLGLGLYRKMGFVESGIIKNFFKRDGIYSDNLTMFMNL; this is encoded by the coding sequence ATGAAGAATGAATTCGAAAGTAAAATCATAACTCTGAAAAACAATAAAAAAATTATCATCAGAGAAGCTCAAATTAATGATGCAGAAGAACTTCTTAACTGCATCAAAAAATACATTTCTGACAGCAAATATATCCCAAAATTTAAACAAGAAATTAAATTGACCATTGAACAAGAACGCAATTGGATTCAATCTTTCTTAAACGCAACTAATTCCATTCTACTCATTGCTGAACTTGATGGGGAAATTATCGGTAATATTGATTTGACCGGAAGTCAAAGAAAAATGATGGAACATACCGCAGTAATTGGTATGGGAATGCTTAATGAATGGCAAAATTTAGGACTTGGAACTGCCCTACTTAACGAAATTATTAATTGGGCAAAACTAAATTCAATTCTAGAACTTATTTGGTTGCAAGTTTATACAGAAAATTCTTTAGGCTTAGGTTTATATCGCAAGATGGGGTTTGTTGAAAGTGGAATTATCAAAAACTTTTTTAAAAGAGATGGTATTTATTCTGATAATCTTACTATGTTTATGAATTTGTAA
- a CDS encoding DUF4919 domain-containing protein, with product MLKKTVLQFFFSICLLSICSVVKAQKHNSGELITTKDSYTNYVSELKTGQTNIDYSDFRIAYSLSLEFMNQDLKNPMFDKLTDLLNDEPKNIDKIIEQCNQILEVDYTEISIHSILGRFYLENKMENEAFKHKNIATGLKDSILKSGDGKTCKTGYYVVQGSEIFAVLAFLKADIISKDIEFTKEGIVCNKVKVKMNGEKQKIYFDTTVVMAYFILKDVE from the coding sequence ATGTTAAAAAAAACAGTTTTACAATTTTTTTTTAGTATTTGCTTATTATCGATTTGTAGCGTTGTAAAAGCACAAAAACACAATTCTGGAGAATTAATTACAACAAAAGATTCATATACCAATTATGTTTCTGAATTAAAGACAGGTCAAACAAATATAGATTATTCAGATTTTAGAATTGCATATTCACTTAGTCTTGAATTTATGAACCAAGATTTGAAAAATCCGATGTTTGATAAACTCACCGATTTATTAAATGATGAACCAAAAAATATTGATAAAATCATAGAACAATGCAATCAGATTTTAGAAGTTGATTATACCGAAATTTCTATTCACTCTATTTTAGGTCGTTTTTACCTTGAGAATAAAATGGAAAACGAAGCTTTTAAACATAAAAATATTGCAACTGGTCTTAAAGATTCAATTCTCAAAAGTGGTGACGGAAAAACTTGCAAAACGGGATATTATGTCGTTCAAGGTTCTGAAATATTTGCTGTGTTAGCTTTTTTAAAAGCTGATATCATAAGTAAAGATATAGAATTTACAAAAGAAGGCATTGTTTGCAATAAAGTTAAAGTCAAAATGAATGGTGAAAAACAAAAAATTTATTTTGATACAACTGTAGTGATGGCCTATTTTATTCTGAAAGACGTTGAATAA
- a CDS encoding lysophospholipid acyltransferase family protein, whose amino-acid sequence MGAIVYYLVYAILWCISILPFPILYFLSDCVYFFLYKIIGYRRKTVRQNLKITLPHLSDKERLKIEKNFYHQLCDMFLEMAKTLTISEDEMKKRYQFKNIELVKEFEKKNKSIILMTPHYASWEWVIILGKYIDFKGFGIYKKLSNPRFDKLVRDMRSKFDAELISTKDTVKKIKHNQSKDLHGIYLFLSDQTPSLRKGLHWEYFLGHEVPVHMGAENLARDLDMNVLYLKVSKVKRGFYEAEFIPISDCVLQEEKYAITKRFLKLSEQQILEKPDYYFWTHKRWKHIGKKNEN is encoded by the coding sequence ATGGGCGCAATAGTTTATTATTTAGTCTACGCGATTTTATGGTGTATTTCAATATTACCATTTCCTATATTATATTTTCTTTCGGATTGTGTTTACTTCTTTCTTTATAAAATAATTGGATATAGAAGAAAAACCGTTCGTCAAAATTTAAAGATTACGCTCCCACATCTTTCTGACAAAGAACGTCTGAAAATTGAAAAAAATTTTTATCATCAGTTGTGTGATATGTTTTTAGAAATGGCAAAAACACTTACTATTTCTGAAGACGAAATGAAAAAAAGATACCAATTCAAAAACATTGAATTGGTCAAAGAGTTCGAAAAGAAAAACAAAAGTATCATCTTGATGACTCCACATTATGCAAGTTGGGAATGGGTAATTATTTTAGGAAAATATATAGATTTTAAAGGTTTCGGAATATATAAAAAATTAAGTAATCCGCGTTTTGATAAATTGGTTCGTGATATGCGTTCGAAATTTGATGCCGAATTGATTAGCACAAAAGATACAGTAAAGAAAATTAAACACAATCAAAGTAAAGATTTACATGGAATTTATTTATTCTTAAGTGATCAAACTCCAAGTTTAAGAAAAGGTTTACATTGGGAATATTTTTTGGGTCATGAAGTTCCAGTTCATATGGGCGCAGAAAATTTAGCTCGTGATTTAGACATGAATGTTCTTTATCTTAAAGTTTCAAAAGTAAAACGTGGCTTTTATGAAGCGGAATTTATTCCGATTTCAGATTGTGTTCTGCAAGAAGAAAAATATGCAATCACAAAACGTTTTTTAAAATTATCTGAACAACAAATTCTTGAAAAACCCGATTATTATTTTTGGACCCACAAACGTTGGAAACATATCGGTAAAAAAAATGAAAACTAA
- a CDS encoding rhomboid family intramembrane serine protease, with protein sequence MSEVLIAIIAIVCLVSYKGFNDPVFFDKYKFNVGAIQRGQKYRIFTSAFLHGDLSHLVFNLLTLYFFAPVVIAYFGSLGFLIVYFISLVCGSLLSLKIHEKQPYYSAIGASGAITGILYAAILLNPDAQLGLFFVIPVPAYVFGIGYLLYSIYGMKQQNDLIGHTAHFGGAIGGLLSVLILDYRVLIVHYQMVLLLLIPIVILYVMISKGKI encoded by the coding sequence ATGAGTGAAGTTTTAATTGCTATTATTGCAATCGTATGTTTGGTGAGTTACAAAGGATTTAACGACCCTGTATTTTTTGATAAATATAAGTTTAATGTAGGAGCAATTCAACGCGGTCAAAAATATCGAATTTTTACCTCTGCTTTTTTACATGGTGATTTAAGTCATTTGGTTTTTAATTTATTGACATTATATTTTTTTGCGCCAGTCGTTATTGCTTATTTTGGATCCTTGGGTTTTTTAATCGTTTATTTTATAAGTTTAGTTTGTGGTAGTTTATTGAGCTTAAAAATTCATGAAAAACAGCCCTATTATTCTGCAATTGGAGCATCGGGTGCTATAACCGGAATTTTGTATGCCGCAATCTTATTAAATCCAGATGCTCAATTAGGTTTGTTTTTTGTAATTCCTGTGCCTGCTTATGTTTTCGGAATTGGTTATTTACTTTATTCAATTTATGGAATGAAACAACAAAATGATTTAATTGGTCATACGGCACATTTTGGAGGAGCCATTGGCGGTTTATTGTCTGTATTGATTCTTGATTATCGCGTTTTGATTGTGCATTATCAAATGGTGCTATTACTTTTAATTCCAATTGTTATTTTGTATGTGATGATATCAAAAGGTAAAATTTAA
- a CDS encoding gliding motility-associated C-terminal domain-containing protein, with the protein MNVFLRSLVFFLILVFPFLLQAQYYETHYIAPSPWQYWSQANEVVISTTDPNPVTVTLKKSDGTLLTTLTVLESTPQSYRFLGSPSTLTRNLLNQIYNDRGLIVEASAPVLVNYRNIASDVIGATTTTIKGNASLLSFGEEGEGFEFRVGYYRSNFIGLSDGISTTGGQPIYSVMALDNATIVNLPGGPITLNQGQSYLFNAPIGTLITADKKVVMVAGSYGDTPQACSGSGQDGTVDQLAPISSLGDKYMIVRGAGAIGVGNTHPEQTLVIATQANTTFTIENFNSAGVSLGAPTTIILTNAGDFHNFHHGDASTQFSSSMVVSNKPVSVISGTAYGCETDFSTVLPIGGCTGATDIRTRKFINYNNIDLNFFSYIIIESPIEPVFLNGNNIETLTGNNRIQIGNTTFYLITFNNLNIGSLGANGNILLNSNLPLTVSIVQQEENISSMSAFFSSFGEAALAPLLSVTNPDCSVTLEATEGMLEYEWFFNSNSIGFTTVNTKTVSQSGDYTVKVKKNCGWTRVSKATTIEVTPCNDLSITKIVDSEDGLQATFKITVTNNNPFFDDPNVIMSDLLPSGYAFVSYNATQGSYDNVTGNWNVGLLAALQSAEITIKVDVNSDGNYKNIATVLGQNPDPYPNNNSDFAEIQKKFADLDATKTDGVNYYQAGDELNYVITVINKGPAVAYDVRVSDPMPFGVTNMSWNSSINTNGTGNLLDFIPQLNVGSTVIYNVKLNVPKSHVGDFINIVEVSSEHTIDPVEACTACIDIDRQEIYIPKGISPNGDNINDFLDLEFYHVAKISIFNRYGTTVYSKTDYKKEWHGQSNKGKQLPTGTYFYVIHIIDGTQFTGYIQLVNEGK; encoded by the coding sequence ATGAATGTGTTTTTACGTAGTCTTGTTTTTTTCTTAATTCTTGTGTTCCCCTTTTTACTTCAAGCTCAATATTATGAAACACATTATATAGCACCTTCACCGTGGCAATATTGGAGTCAAGCTAATGAGGTGGTAATTTCTACAACTGATCCCAATCCTGTTACAGTAACACTTAAAAAAAGTGATGGAACTCTTTTGACCACTTTGACAGTGCTTGAATCAACTCCACAATCTTATCGATTTCTAGGTTCGCCGAGTACTTTAACCAGAAATCTTTTGAATCAAATATATAATGATCGAGGACTTATAGTCGAAGCTTCAGCTCCAGTATTAGTAAATTATAGAAATATAGCTTCAGATGTTATTGGCGCAACTACAACTACAATCAAAGGAAATGCTTCTTTATTAAGTTTTGGAGAAGAAGGAGAAGGATTTGAATTTAGAGTAGGATATTACCGTTCTAATTTTATTGGATTATCAGACGGGATTTCAACTACAGGTGGACAACCAATTTACTCGGTTATGGCACTAGATAATGCTACTATCGTAAATCTACCAGGAGGTCCAATCACTTTAAATCAAGGTCAGAGTTATTTGTTTAATGCTCCAATTGGTACATTGATTACTGCAGATAAAAAAGTAGTTATGGTTGCAGGAAGTTATGGAGATACACCACAAGCTTGTAGCGGAAGTGGTCAAGATGGTACAGTTGATCAATTGGCACCGATTAGTTCTTTAGGAGATAAATATATGATTGTCCGTGGGGCAGGAGCAATTGGAGTAGGTAATACACATCCTGAGCAAACTCTAGTTATTGCAACGCAAGCCAATACAACTTTTACCATCGAAAATTTTAATAGTGCAGGAGTTTCTTTAGGAGCTCCAACTACAATTATTCTCACAAATGCTGGAGATTTTCATAATTTTCATCATGGAGATGCGAGTACTCAGTTTTCATCTTCAATGGTTGTTTCAAATAAACCAGTTAGCGTAATTTCGGGTACGGCTTATGGTTGTGAAACCGATTTTTCAACTGTGCTTCCAATTGGTGGATGTACTGGTGCGACAGATATTCGCACAAGAAAATTTATTAATTATAATAATATTGATTTAAATTTCTTTTCATATATAATAATAGAAAGTCCAATAGAACCTGTATTCTTAAACGGTAATAACATTGAAACTTTAACAGGGAATAATCGAATCCAAATCGGAAACACAACTTTTTATTTAATTACGTTCAACAATCTTAACATTGGTTCTTTGGGAGCAAATGGTAATATTTTATTGAATTCAAACCTACCTTTAACAGTTAGTATTGTTCAACAAGAAGAAAACATTTCTTCGATGTCCGCTTTCTTTTCTTCTTTTGGAGAAGCAGCTTTAGCACCATTACTTTCTGTTACTAATCCTGATTGTTCGGTTACTTTAGAAGCTACGGAAGGAATGTTAGAATATGAATGGTTTTTTAATAGTAATTCAATTGGATTTACAACCGTAAATACAAAAACAGTTTCTCAATCAGGTGATTATACAGTTAAAGTGAAGAAAAATTGCGGTTGGACTCGAGTTTCTAAAGCTACGACAATAGAAGTAACTCCTTGTAACGATTTATCGATTACTAAAATAGTTGATTCTGAAGATGGATTACAAGCTACATTTAAAATTACAGTTACAAATAACAATCCTTTTTTTGACGATCCAAATGTTATTATGTCAGATTTGCTTCCTTCGGGATATGCTTTTGTAAGTTATAATGCGACTCAAGGTTCGTATGATAATGTTACTGGAAATTGGAATGTTGGATTGTTAGCAGCTTTACAATCTGCCGAAATTACTATTAAAGTTGATGTAAATTCGGATGGAAACTACAAAAATATAGCGACTGTTTTAGGACAAAACCCAGATCCATATCCAAATAACAATTCAGATTTTGCTGAAATTCAAAAGAAATTTGCTGACCTTGATGCAACAAAAACTGATGGTGTTAACTATTATCAGGCTGGAGATGAATTAAATTATGTAATAACTGTTATTAACAAAGGACCTGCTGTTGCTTATGATGTTAGAGTGAGTGATCCAATGCCATTTGGTGTTACAAATATGAGTTGGAATAGTTCTATAAATACTAATGGAACAGGTAATCTTTTAGATTTTATTCCGCAATTAAACGTTGGAAGCACTGTGATCTACAATGTGAAATTAAATGTACCTAAATCTCATGTTGGAGATTTTATCAATATAGTTGAGGTAAGTTCTGAACACACGATTGATCCTGTTGAAGCATGTACAGCCTGCATAGACATTGATAGACAAGAGATTTATATTCCAAAAGGAATTTCACCAAATGGAGATAATATTAACGATTTCTTGGATTTGGAATTTTATCATGTTGCTAAAATTTCAATTTTCAATCGATATGGAACAACTGTTTATTCAAAAACAGATTACAAAAAAGAATGGCATGGACAATCAAATAAAGGTAAGCAACTTCCTACAGGAACATATTTTTATGTGATTCATATTATTGATGGAACTCAATTTACGGGCTACATTCAATTGGTAAATGAAGGTAAGTAA
- a CDS encoding ABC transporter ATP-binding protein, which translates to MIKAQNIQKFYNDLQVLKGIDLEINKGEIVSIVGSSGAGKTTLLQILGTLDKPSSVQNTSLIINDVDVLKLNDKELSKFRNLNLGFIFQFHQLLPEFTALENVCIPAFIAGKDKKETEIEAQKLLNYLGLSHREKHFPSELSGGEQQRVAVARALINKPAVIYADEPSGNLDTQSAENLHQLFFKLRDEMNQTFVIVTHNLELANMADKKLVMIDGNLQK; encoded by the coding sequence ATGATTAAAGCTCAAAATATTCAAAAATTTTATAATGATTTACAGGTTTTAAAAGGAATAGATTTAGAAATAAATAAAGGAGAAATCGTTTCAATTGTAGGTTCTTCTGGAGCTGGTAAAACAACTTTATTACAAATTTTAGGAACTTTAGATAAACCAAGTTCCGTTCAAAATACTTCGTTGATTATTAATGATGTTGATGTTTTAAAACTAAACGATAAAGAATTATCTAAATTTAGAAATCTAAATTTGGGTTTTATTTTTCAATTTCATCAATTGCTTCCGGAATTTACTGCTCTTGAAAATGTTTGTATCCCTGCATTTATTGCTGGAAAGGATAAAAAAGAAACAGAAATTGAAGCACAAAAATTACTTAATTATTTAGGACTTTCACATCGAGAAAAACATTTTCCTTCAGAGTTATCTGGTGGAGAACAACAGCGTGTTGCAGTAGCGAGAGCTTTGATTAATAAACCTGCTGTAATTTATGCTGATGAACCTTCGGGAAATTTAGATACACAATCTGCAGAAAATCTACATCAGTTGTTTTTTAAATTACGTGATGAAATGAATCAAACATTTGTTATCGTTACACATAATTTAGAATTAGCAAATATGGCTGATAAAAAACTAGTTATGATTGATGGAAATTTACAGAAATAA
- a CDS encoding glutaminyl-peptide cyclotransferase: MKKHNLIAILGLGLIFTACNDDKKNENNTLAIDSSKLKQIYNTNESVSLEISNPNNTAIDSVVYFSNDVRIGSNNGKQPLNFSLSNEKFGSKLIKANIYAQGNKSEATVLINLFSKTQPEILNYEIVNTFPHDMKAYTQGLEFYGDILVESTGNGEGVGTGIKGRSSVRKVNPQTGEVIKINELPDAIFGEGATILNNKLYQLTYKNNEAYVYNLETLEKEQTIPYFKKMDGWGLTNDGTNLYMTDGTDKIYIIDPTTFKLKDYFVVATNNGTVPAINELEWVNGKIFANFYGQESIAIINPTNGEVEKVIDLSALRSKVTKHPDLDVLNGIAYNKKTDTYFVTGKNWDKMFEIKINK, from the coding sequence ATGAAAAAACATAACCTTATAGCTATCTTAGGATTAGGTCTTATTTTCACAGCTTGTAATGATGATAAAAAAAATGAAAATAATACTTTAGCTATTGACTCTAGTAAACTAAAACAAATTTATAATACAAATGAATCTGTTTCATTAGAAATAAGCAACCCAAATAATACAGCTATCGATTCGGTCGTTTATTTTTCAAATGATGTCCGAATAGGTTCAAATAACGGAAAGCAACCACTGAATTTTTCTTTATCTAACGAAAAATTTGGTTCAAAATTGATTAAGGCAAATATTTATGCTCAAGGAAATAAGTCAGAAGCTACTGTACTGATTAATTTATTTTCAAAAACACAACCAGAAATTTTAAATTATGAAATCGTAAATACTTTTCCTCATGATATGAAAGCTTACACACAAGGTTTAGAATTTTATGGAGATATTTTAGTCGAAAGCACTGGAAATGGTGAAGGTGTTGGAACTGGAATTAAAGGTAGATCAAGTGTTCGTAAAGTAAATCCTCAAACTGGGGAAGTTATAAAAATCAACGAACTGCCTGACGCTATTTTTGGTGAAGGTGCAACTATCTTAAATAATAAATTATATCAGCTTACATATAAAAACAATGAAGCTTATGTTTATAATTTAGAAACTCTAGAAAAGGAACAAACTATTCCGTATTTCAAAAAAATGGATGGTTGGGGATTAACAAACGATGGCACAAATTTATACATGACTGATGGAACAGATAAAATTTACATCATTGATCCAACCACGTTTAAGTTAAAAGATTATTTTGTTGTTGCAACTAATAATGGAACTGTACCAGCTATAAACGAATTAGAATGGGTAAATGGTAAAATATTTGCAAACTTTTATGGTCAAGAATCAATTGCAATTATAAATCCGACAAATGGTGAAGTGGAAAAAGTTATCGATTTAAGTGCATTGAGATCTAAAGTTACTAAACATCCAGATTTAGATGTTTTAAATGGGATTGCCTACAACAAAAAAACAGATACTTATTTTGTTACTGGTAAAAACTGGGATAAAATGTTTGAAATAAAAATAAATAAATAA
- a CDS encoding SDR family NAD(P)-dependent oxidoreductase: MKTILITGATSGIGEATARLLIKNNRLILCGRRSERLEKLKSELSLINEVITLNFDVTNRKVVFEALDSLPENFKAIDILINNAGNAHGLATFQDADLDDLDAMIDLNVKGLIYVTKAVLPLMSKNSNKHIINLSSIAGKQVYSNGTTYCASKFAVEALTRGMRLDFLPLGIKVTSIAPGAVETEFSLVRFKGDSERAKMVYKGYQALQAENIAETIAFVINQPEHVQLADITILPKNQGDAIFFKKE, encoded by the coding sequence ATGAAAACAATACTAATTACTGGAGCTACCTCTGGAATCGGAGAAGCAACTGCTCGTCTTTTGATAAAAAACAATAGATTAATTCTATGCGGAAGAAGAAGCGAACGTTTAGAAAAATTAAAATCAGAATTGAGCTTAATTAATGAAGTGATAACACTAAACTTTGATGTAACAAACAGAAAAGTTGTTTTTGAAGCTTTAGATTCATTACCAGAAAATTTCAAGGCAATTGACATTTTAATTAATAACGCTGGAAATGCACATGGTTTAGCTACCTTCCAGGATGCTGACCTTGATGATTTAGACGCAATGATAGATTTAAACGTCAAAGGTTTGATTTATGTTACAAAAGCAGTATTACCATTGATGAGTAAAAATTCAAATAAACACATTATAAATTTATCTTCGATTGCAGGCAAACAAGTTTATTCCAATGGAACTACTTATTGCGCATCAAAATTTGCAGTCGAAGCCCTAACAAGAGGAATGCGTTTAGATTTTCTTCCTTTAGGAATCAAAGTAACTTCTATCGCCCCAGGTGCTGTCGAAACAGAATTTTCATTAGTTCGTTTTAAAGGAGATTCAGAAAGAGCGAAAATGGTTTATAAAGGTTATCAAGCTTTACAAGCAGAAAATATTGCTGAAACTATTGCATTTGTTATCAATCAGCCAGAACATGTTCAATTAGCGGATATTACAATTTTGCCAAAAAATCAAGGTGATGCAATATTTTTTAAGAAAGAATAA